From one Eucalyptus grandis isolate ANBG69807.140 chromosome 9, ASM1654582v1, whole genome shotgun sequence genomic stretch:
- the LOC104420559 gene encoding auxin-responsive protein SAUR21: MGICLPVVSFGKQILRGSLFTEKQAVPRAMGVPKGYFAVCVGETQKRRYVVPISHLTQPSFQDLLSRAEEDFGFDHLMGSLRIPCEEEVFLILTSYMYRS, from the coding sequence ATGGGAATCTGTTTGCCTGTTGTCAGCTTCGGTAAGCAGATTCTTCGAGGATCTCTATTCACTGAAAAGCAGGCAGTTCCAAGGGCCATGGGTGTGCCCAAGGGCTATTTTGCTGTTTGTGTTGGAGAAACCCAGAAGCGGAGATATGTAGTTCCAATTTCTCATTTAACTCAGCCTTCATTTCAAGACTTGCTAAGTCGAGCTGAAGAAGACTTCGGGTTCGATCATCTGATGGGCAGCCTTAGGATTCCTTGTGAAGAAGAAGTCTTCCTCATTCTGACATCTTACATGTACAGGTCGTGA